In the genome of Terribacillus sp. FSL K6-0262, one region contains:
- a CDS encoding ABC transporter permease, producing MWKKLRTHPALLGSLLPIVLLAAWEVLSRAGVIPAYQLPAPSKILSTIIAYLQDGTLQDHVLLTVYRLFIGFIIGTAAAILLGTLVGYSELAEKFFDPLIQAFRSIPSLAWVPLFILWMGIGEPSKVTLIAVGVFFPVYLNIVDGIRGVDRKLIEVGRMYGLDGMALVRRIILPASLPSFLTGLRSGLGLGWMFVVAAEIMGASQGLGYLLILGQNTYAPDVIIASIFLFALLGKLTDWVLKLIQKRSLHWQDTVLAK from the coding sequence ATGTGGAAGAAATTAAGGACGCATCCTGCACTGCTTGGTTCCTTGCTGCCGATTGTCCTGCTGGCAGCGTGGGAAGTATTGAGCAGGGCAGGAGTCATTCCTGCCTATCAGCTTCCTGCCCCGAGTAAGATCCTGTCAACGATCATCGCTTATTTGCAGGATGGCACTCTGCAGGATCATGTATTGCTTACCGTTTACCGTTTATTCATCGGTTTCATCATCGGAACCGCAGCAGCTATCCTTTTGGGAACCCTTGTAGGTTATTCGGAGCTTGCCGAAAAGTTTTTTGATCCGCTGATTCAAGCGTTCCGTTCGATACCTTCACTGGCGTGGGTGCCTTTATTCATCCTCTGGATGGGGATCGGCGAACCGTCGAAGGTGACATTGATCGCGGTCGGCGTATTCTTCCCGGTCTATTTGAACATCGTCGATGGGATTCGCGGCGTTGATCGTAAGCTGATCGAAGTAGGAAGGATGTATGGGCTGGATGGGATGGCTCTCGTAAGAAGGATCATCCTTCCTGCATCATTGCCTTCTTTCCTTACCGGATTGCGCAGTGGTCTTGGCCTGGGGTGGATGTTCGTCGTTGCTGCGGAAATCATGGGTGCCAGCCAAGGGCTTGGCTATCTTCTTATTTTAGGGCAGAACACATACGCTCCCGATGTGATCATTGCCAGCATTTTCTTGTTTGCCCTGCTTGGGAAATTGACGGATTGGGTGTTGAAGCTCATCCAGAAACGATCACTTCATTGGCAGGATACCGTATTAGCGAAATGA
- a CDS encoding CaiB/BaiF CoA-transferase family protein, with translation MPTPLAGVKVLDVSTMIAAPFGTALLGDFGAEITKVEIPGRGDTSRSVGPFKDDEPLRWPGLSRNKKSLTLDLHKAAGVEIMKKLAATHDILVENFRPGTLEKWGVGYDVLKKINPDLIMIRVSGYGQTGPYREKAGFGTPATAFSGYTYLQGFTDRHPVSPPFSLTDYICGIYVAFAAVTALYHRETDVSGTGQMIDIALYESVFRMMEFLVAEYDQLGKIRERSPGLAGHSSPSGTFKTQDGHWVVLVTSTDTTFNRLAAAMDRPDLLTDRRYHTNASRLENNEAINQIVADWISGLPREALLKKLDEFGVPISPVLSIADIFENEHYQARENIVEVKHPRLGAIKVPGIVPKFEKTPGSIRSIAPDLGENNEEILKELGYSLKEIEAFKQNGVI, from the coding sequence AAGGTGGAAATTCCGGGAAGAGGAGATACGTCAAGAAGTGTTGGTCCATTCAAGGATGATGAACCGCTGCGCTGGCCCGGCTTGTCCCGTAACAAAAAATCACTGACGCTGGATTTGCATAAAGCAGCTGGTGTGGAAATCATGAAAAAGCTGGCCGCGACCCATGATATCCTGGTGGAAAATTTTCGACCGGGGACACTGGAAAAATGGGGCGTCGGCTATGATGTCCTGAAAAAAATCAATCCGGATTTGATCATGATACGTGTTTCGGGCTACGGCCAGACTGGACCATACCGTGAAAAGGCAGGCTTCGGGACACCCGCGACAGCATTCAGCGGCTATACGTATTTACAAGGGTTCACAGACCGGCACCCGGTCAGTCCGCCTTTTTCCTTGACGGATTATATATGCGGAATCTATGTCGCCTTTGCTGCTGTCACTGCGCTGTATCACCGTGAAACGGATGTATCCGGCACCGGACAGATGATAGATATAGCACTCTATGAATCTGTTTTTCGCATGATGGAATTTCTCGTGGCCGAATATGATCAGCTCGGGAAGATCCGGGAACGTTCCCCTGGTTTGGCAGGGCATTCTTCTCCTTCGGGAACCTTCAAGACGCAGGATGGCCATTGGGTCGTGCTGGTTACGAGCACGGATACAACCTTCAATCGTCTGGCGGCTGCAATGGACCGTCCTGATTTATTGACAGACCGGCGCTATCATACCAATGCCAGCCGGCTGGAAAATAATGAAGCAATCAATCAAATCGTTGCCGATTGGATCAGCGGTCTGCCGCGGGAGGCTTTATTGAAAAAGCTGGATGAATTCGGGGTGCCGATCAGTCCGGTACTCAGCATAGCTGATATATTTGAAAATGAGCACTATCAGGCACGTGAAAATATCGTAGAAGTGAAGCATCCTCGACTTGGTGCCATCAAAGTACCTGGTATTGTGCCAAAATTTGAAAAGACACCGGGAAGCATCCGTTCGATTGCACCGGACTTGGGAGAAAATAACGAGGAAATCCTGAAGGAATTGGGTTATTCTCTTAAAGAGATAGAAGCGTTTAAACAAAACGGAGTTATATGA
- a CDS encoding ammonium transporter produces MDMANTVFMFVATVLVWLMTPALALFYGGLVRSKNVLSTTMHSFTTMAIVSIIWIIVGFSLAFSPGNGIIGGLDYFGLNNVGFDPNADSGHTIPFNLFMMFQMTFAILTTAIVSGAYAERIRFPAFILFTVLWVLIVYSPLAHWVWGGGWIAEMGALDFAGGNVVHISSGLAGLVVAIVIGKRKNAGSTAPHNLIFTLIGGALLWFGWFGFNVGSELAFDDVAMYAFINTNTAAAAGVLGWMIIEWIINKKPTLLGAVSGAIAGLVAITPAAGFVSPLASIPIGLIGGIVCFWGVGWLKQKLGYDDALDAFGLHAVGGTWGGIATGLFASDSINAIVEHNGLFYGGGIDLLWRQVVAIIATFAFVGVVTFILISIVNLIFKARATEEEEAKGLDLTMHGERAYQD; encoded by the coding sequence ATGGATATGGCCAATACGGTATTCATGTTCGTCGCAACCGTCCTCGTATGGTTGATGACACCGGCACTCGCACTCTTCTACGGCGGGTTGGTAAGAAGCAAGAATGTGCTGAGCACAACGATGCACAGCTTTACGACAATGGCAATCGTTTCGATCATTTGGATCATTGTCGGCTTTTCCCTGGCATTCTCACCAGGTAACGGAATTATTGGGGGATTGGATTATTTCGGGCTGAATAACGTTGGTTTCGATCCAAACGCAGACTCCGGACATACAATTCCATTCAACTTATTCATGATGTTCCAAATGACATTTGCGATTCTGACAACAGCCATCGTGTCCGGCGCATATGCAGAACGCATTCGTTTTCCAGCATTCATTCTATTCACAGTTCTTTGGGTCCTCATCGTTTATTCCCCGCTGGCACACTGGGTTTGGGGCGGCGGCTGGATCGCAGAAATGGGCGCGCTTGATTTCGCAGGCGGAAACGTTGTCCATATCTCCTCCGGTCTTGCTGGGTTGGTTGTTGCAATCGTCATCGGCAAACGTAAAAATGCCGGCTCCACTGCACCGCATAACTTGATTTTCACATTGATCGGCGGCGCATTGCTTTGGTTCGGATGGTTTGGATTCAACGTCGGCAGCGAACTTGCTTTCGATGATGTAGCAATGTACGCCTTTATCAATACGAATACTGCTGCAGCAGCTGGTGTACTTGGATGGATGATCATTGAATGGATCATCAATAAAAAGCCGACACTGCTTGGAGCTGTATCCGGTGCGATCGCCGGGCTGGTTGCCATCACCCCTGCCGCTGGATTCGTCTCCCCGCTTGCCAGCATTCCAATCGGCTTGATCGGCGGCATCGTCTGCTTCTGGGGCGTCGGCTGGCTGAAGCAGAAGCTTGGTTATGATGACGCACTCGATGCCTTTGGATTGCATGCAGTGGGCGGTACATGGGGCGGCATCGCGACTGGCTTGTTCGCAAGCGACTCCATCAATGCAATCGTCGAGCACAATGGCCTTTTCTATGGCGGCGGTATTGATCTATTATGGAGACAGGTAGTTGCCATCATTGCAACATTCGCCTTTGTCGGGGTTGTGACATTCATCTTGATCTCCATCGTCAACCTCATCTTCAAAGCACGTGCCACAGAAGAAGAAGAAGCAAAAGGTCTTGATCTGACGATGCACGGCGAACGTGCCTACCAGGATTGA
- a CDS encoding MFS transporter: MKKPIKEQKSVLIILLSNLFIAFLGMGLIIPVMPSFMDIMHLSGKTMGYLVAAFAGAQLIMSPFAGRWVDRYGRKKLITAGLFLFAVSELLFGLATHVWLLYLSRILGGISASFIMPGVTAYVADITTNKERPKAMGYISAAISMGFIIGPGLGGYIAEYGIRMPFYVAAGIAFLACFLSVFILKEPLSKEQLAEIAASKKGTSFVLDLKKSLNPIYFIAFFIVFVLAFGLSTYETVFSLFSDHKFGFTPKDIAAIITISSIFGVIVQVLLFGKMVDLMGEKLLIQACLIIGGILAIASTLISSFIIVLAVTCFIFLAFDLLRPALTTFLSRTAGKEQGFVAGMNSTYTSLGNIIGPALGGILFDIDIHFPYLFSAVILLFGLVITFRWKGNEQQESVLEN; this comes from the coding sequence GTGAAGAAGCCAATAAAAGAGCAAAAGTCGGTATTGATTATTTTATTGAGTAATTTGTTCATCGCATTTTTAGGGATGGGGCTTATCATACCGGTCATGCCGTCCTTTATGGATATCATGCATCTATCGGGCAAGACGATGGGGTATCTTGTCGCTGCCTTTGCTGGTGCGCAATTAATTATGTCTCCGTTCGCCGGCCGTTGGGTGGACCGATACGGAAGGAAGAAACTCATCACCGCGGGTTTGTTCCTTTTCGCTGTTTCCGAGCTGCTTTTCGGGCTGGCGACGCATGTTTGGCTGCTGTATTTATCCAGGATTCTGGGAGGGATCAGTGCTTCTTTCATCATGCCTGGTGTCACAGCGTATGTAGCCGATATCACCACGAATAAAGAACGCCCGAAAGCAATGGGGTATATTTCCGCGGCCATCAGCATGGGTTTTATCATCGGACCCGGCCTTGGCGGGTATATCGCTGAATATGGTATTCGCATGCCTTTTTATGTTGCTGCCGGCATTGCATTCCTGGCCTGCTTCCTCTCTGTTTTCATACTGAAGGAGCCTCTGTCCAAGGAACAGCTGGCTGAAATTGCGGCAAGTAAAAAAGGGACCAGCTTTGTCTTGGATTTGAAAAAATCATTGAATCCTATTTATTTCATTGCCTTTTTCATTGTATTTGTCCTGGCTTTCGGATTATCAACGTATGAAACGGTGTTCAGTTTGTTTTCCGATCACAAGTTCGGCTTTACGCCAAAGGACATAGCCGCGATCATCACGATCAGTTCGATTTTCGGTGTGATTGTGCAGGTCCTGTTATTCGGCAAAATGGTCGATCTTATGGGAGAGAAGCTGCTGATACAAGCATGCTTGATAATCGGCGGCATTCTGGCAATTGCATCAACCTTGATATCCAGCTTTATCATAGTGCTGGCGGTAACCTGCTTCATCTTTCTGGCATTCGATTTATTGCGCCCTGCACTTACGACATTCCTCTCCAGGACTGCCGGGAAGGAGCAAGGCTTTGTTGCCGGCATGAATTCGACTTATACAAGCTTGGGAAATATCATCGGCCCGGCACTGGGAGGAATCCTTTTCGATATCGATATTCATTTTCCTTATTTGTTTTCTGCGGTTATTTTGCTTTTTGGTCTCGTGATAACCTTCAGATGGAAAGGGAATGAGCAGCAAGAATCAGTGCTGGAAAATTGA
- the metX gene encoding homoserine O-acetyltransferase: MDLQQSYQTGKLLIGDIVLESGNILPNVEVAFEKSGPASGETVLVCHALTGDQFAIGTDAATGWWNGLLQPGGYIDTRRYQVITFNVLGGCNGTTSALSVNPDSGSRYAAAFPAITIRDMVLVQRLALEKLGIAHLKAVIGGSLGGMQVLEWGVMYPDFMDVLIPLAATPFVSDYAIAYNHLAKTAITSDPDWNDGYYTPDRLPAAGLGLARMVGMLTYRSDHQYNERFRRAASRRDDAAYEVESYLNYQGEKLVNRFDANCYMTLLEAMNSHDIGRGRGGWQAAARRIDAIVLTFGFSRDLLFPPEEISRFAAAVPRGRHVDVDTIYGHDGFLLEFEKWGHHIREVLEQPMKISY; encoded by the coding sequence ATGGATTTACAACAGTCATACCAAACCGGCAAACTTCTCATCGGGGATATTGTGCTTGAATCAGGCAATATCCTGCCAAACGTCGAGGTGGCTTTTGAAAAAAGCGGACCCGCTTCGGGAGAAACGGTGCTTGTCTGTCATGCGTTGACGGGAGATCAGTTTGCAATCGGAACTGATGCAGCAACTGGATGGTGGAATGGATTGCTGCAGCCGGGCGGATACATCGATACCCGCCGATACCAAGTGATTACATTCAATGTATTGGGCGGGTGCAATGGGACAACGAGTGCATTGTCGGTAAACCCGGATTCGGGAAGCAGGTATGCGGCAGCCTTTCCGGCAATAACGATCAGGGACATGGTTTTGGTGCAGCGTCTTGCCTTGGAGAAACTGGGAATTGCTCATCTAAAGGCAGTAATCGGCGGATCATTGGGAGGGATGCAAGTACTGGAATGGGGCGTCATGTACCCTGATTTCATGGATGTGCTGATTCCGCTCGCAGCAACCCCCTTTGTGAGTGATTATGCGATTGCGTATAACCATTTGGCTAAGACAGCCATCACCTCCGATCCCGATTGGAACGATGGATACTATACACCGGACAGATTACCTGCGGCCGGTCTCGGACTTGCGCGGATGGTGGGGATGCTTACTTACCGTTCCGACCATCAATATAATGAACGTTTCCGCCGTGCTGCCTCCCGGAGGGATGATGCAGCTTACGAGGTGGAATCGTATTTGAACTATCAAGGAGAGAAGCTGGTCAATCGCTTTGATGCCAACTGCTATATGACTTTATTGGAAGCGATGAACAGTCATGATATCGGCAGGGGAAGAGGAGGATGGCAAGCAGCCGCCCGGAGAATAGACGCAATTGTGCTGACATTCGGATTTTCAAGAGATCTGCTATTTCCTCCAGAGGAGATAAGCCGCTTTGCTGCGGCAGTTCCAAGGGGAAGGCATGTGGATGTGGATACAATCTATGGGCATGATGGTTTTCTGCTGGAGTTCGAGAAGTGGGGACACCATATCAGGGAGGTACTCGAGCAGCCGATGAAAATTTCATATTGA
- a CDS encoding holin, with product MYQVLVFATILAPIVTAVMELVKRTFPRFAPYHAILSVVVGALLGAAAYPFTDFELAARLWAGGIAGLASTGLYNTLFTRKPPQDR from the coding sequence ATGTATCAAGTGCTTGTATTTGCGACGATCCTTGCTCCGATCGTGACTGCAGTCATGGAGCTGGTGAAACGGACCTTTCCTCGTTTTGCACCCTACCATGCCATCCTTAGCGTTGTTGTCGGTGCGCTGCTTGGTGCGGCTGCTTATCCGTTTACGGACTTCGAGCTTGCTGCCAGGTTATGGGCAGGCGGAATTGCCGGCCTGGCCAGTACAGGTCTGTATAATACGCTCTTTACCAGAAAGCCTCCGCAGGATAGATAG
- a CDS encoding P-II family nitrogen regulator, with protein sequence MSDMFKVEIITRNSADLEVFKMKMAEIGVSGMTFSHVQGCGLEEGYTELYRGVKKVQNVFDRLKVEIVVSAVPVDDVIEAAKSALHTGKAGDGKIFVYPIQQTIDINTGKQGPAAL encoded by the coding sequence ATGAGTGACATGTTCAAGGTTGAGATCATCACAAGGAACTCAGCAGATCTTGAAGTTTTCAAAATGAAAATGGCTGAAATCGGGGTATCCGGCATGACGTTCTCCCACGTGCAAGGCTGCGGCCTGGAAGAAGGCTATACGGAGTTATACCGCGGCGTCAAGAAAGTGCAGAATGTATTTGATCGGCTGAAAGTCGAAATCGTCGTCAGCGCAGTTCCAGTGGATGATGTCATCGAAGCAGCAAAAAGTGCGCTTCATACTGGTAAAGCAGGTGACGGAAAAATATTCGTCTATCCGATCCAGCAAACGATCGATATCAATACAGGAAAACAAGGTCCTGCAGCCTTGTAA
- a CDS encoding GNAT family N-acetyltransferase, translating to MDEVTFDFRANADGILIRPLSKADYSKWFSGFSRRKFSQHPHDPGLPDMTGCTATWFSALVDKHQQLAADDKAYVFAVFRQADGAHLGMIDFSTLARDDFQWGRIGYTIHNQYWGNGYGKAAVRLALEAAMTELRYQRVEAHINLDNPQSIALAKSVGMRFECIRKGFIFENGQWTDHLVFIYMQK from the coding sequence GTGGACGAAGTGACTTTTGATTTCCGTGCAAATGCAGATGGGATCCTGATACGGCCGCTCTCCAAGGCGGACTACTCCAAATGGTTCAGCGGCTTCAGCCGGCGTAAATTTTCCCAGCATCCCCATGATCCTGGGCTGCCCGATATGACAGGATGTACAGCTACATGGTTTTCTGCTTTAGTGGACAAGCATCAGCAGCTCGCTGCTGATGACAAGGCATATGTCTTTGCCGTGTTCAGACAAGCCGACGGTGCTCATCTTGGCATGATTGATTTTTCAACATTGGCGCGGGATGATTTTCAATGGGGAAGGATCGGCTACACTATCCATAATCAATATTGGGGAAATGGTTACGGCAAGGCTGCAGTGCGATTGGCGCTTGAAGCTGCCATGACGGAGCTTCGCTATCAGCGTGTCGAAGCACATATCAATTTGGATAACCCGCAGTCAATAGCATTAGCCAAAAGCGTCGGCATGCGTTTTGAATGTATTCGTAAGGGGTTCATTTTTGAAAACGGTCAGTGGACAGACCATCTTGTTTTTATCTATATGCAAAAATAA
- a CDS encoding manganese catalase family protein, which yields MFYHIKELQYQAKPSKPDPVFARQLQEVLGGQYGEITVAMQYLTQGWNSRADDKYRDLLLDTGTEELAHIEMLATMIARLLDDAPFEDQKNAYETDPALNAILGGTNPQHGIVAGLGAMAADAAGYPWNAKYIISSGNLLADFRANLNAESQGRLQVTRLYGMTDDPGVRDMLSFLIARDTMHQNQWAAAIKELEEREGDIVVPTTFPRRLEKGEVAYTLFNFSRGDASSKGRWASGPSMDSRGQFHYVAEPEPFAGAPKLKPAPFLYHNTMPPKSMM from the coding sequence ATGTTCTATCACATCAAAGAACTGCAATACCAAGCTAAGCCATCTAAGCCGGATCCGGTTTTTGCGAGACAGCTGCAGGAAGTATTGGGCGGACAGTATGGTGAGATCACAGTTGCGATGCAGTATCTTACCCAAGGGTGGAATTCAAGAGCTGACGATAAGTACCGGGATTTGTTATTGGATACAGGAACAGAGGAACTCGCTCATATCGAAATGCTGGCAACCATGATAGCACGATTGCTGGATGACGCTCCTTTCGAGGATCAAAAGAATGCCTATGAAACAGATCCGGCATTGAATGCCATTTTGGGCGGAACGAATCCGCAGCATGGAATTGTGGCGGGTCTTGGAGCCATGGCGGCAGACGCAGCGGGTTATCCATGGAATGCTAAATATATCATCTCCAGCGGAAACCTGCTTGCCGATTTCCGGGCCAACTTGAATGCGGAATCCCAGGGGCGCCTGCAAGTGACACGCCTGTATGGTATGACGGATGATCCGGGTGTGCGTGATATGCTGTCCTTCCTGATTGCACGGGATACCATGCATCAGAACCAGTGGGCTGCGGCGATCAAGGAATTGGAGGAAAGAGAAGGAGACATCGTCGTACCGACGACGTTCCCAAGAAGATTGGAAAAAGGGGAAGTGGCATATACGTTATTCAACTTCTCCCGCGGCGATGCCAGCTCGAAAGGACGCTGGGCAAGCGGACCGAGTATGGACAGCAGGGGTCAATTCCATTATGTAGCGGAGCCGGAACCATTTGCCGGAGCACCGAAGCTCAAACCAGCTCCCTTCCTCTATCATAATACAATGCCGCCGAAATCGATGATGTAA
- a CDS encoding aliphatic sulfonate ABC transporter substrate-binding protein, translating to MNKIPLIDKRSLLALLSVLAVVFLAACGNSSSASGDLKQIRLDYAYYSPASLVIKNKGWAEEAFKDQGIEVTWTLSQGSNKALEFLNSNSVDFGSTAGSAALLAKANGNPIKGIYLASKPEWTALVTTKDSDIKEPADLKGKKVAATVGTDPYIFLQRSLQEAGLDEQDVQIVNLQHADGASALLSGDVDVWAGLDPHMAKLELESDTQLFYRNEDFNTYNFLNVREEFAENHPEEVKEVLKLYDKARAWIEENPEETAEIVAKEANISQEVAAKQLERNDFSESVPGDTQREILNQSGAVLEKANLWKGSKDVAETVDSYIEPKYAEDLGEE from the coding sequence ATGAATAAGATTCCCCTCATAGATAAAAGAAGTTTACTAGCTTTACTCAGCGTTTTAGCGGTTGTCTTCCTGGCAGCCTGCGGTAATTCAAGCTCAGCATCAGGAGACCTTAAACAGATTCGTTTGGATTACGCCTATTATTCCCCGGCCAGCTTGGTGATCAAAAATAAAGGCTGGGCAGAAGAAGCGTTCAAGGATCAAGGCATCGAGGTGACTTGGACACTAAGTCAAGGGAGCAACAAGGCACTGGAATTCCTGAACAGCAACAGTGTGGATTTTGGTTCCACAGCAGGCAGTGCGGCCTTGCTCGCCAAGGCGAATGGCAATCCGATAAAAGGTATATACCTGGCATCGAAGCCGGAGTGGACAGCATTGGTCACAACAAAGGATAGCGACATCAAGGAGCCGGCCGATCTCAAGGGGAAAAAGGTAGCCGCAACTGTCGGTACCGATCCATATATCTTCCTGCAGCGTTCCTTGCAGGAAGCAGGTCTGGATGAACAAGATGTCCAAATCGTCAATTTGCAGCATGCCGATGGAGCGAGTGCGCTGCTTTCCGGTGATGTGGATGTATGGGCAGGCCTTGATCCCCATATGGCAAAGCTGGAATTGGAAAGTGATACGCAATTATTCTATCGAAACGAAGATTTCAACACTTATAATTTCCTGAATGTCCGCGAAGAATTCGCTGAGAATCATCCCGAAGAAGTGAAGGAAGTCTTGAAGCTTTATGACAAAGCAAGGGCCTGGATCGAAGAAAATCCGGAAGAGACAGCTGAAATTGTTGCCAAAGAGGCAAATATCAGCCAGGAAGTAGCAGCAAAGCAGCTGGAACGTAATGATTTCTCGGAATCCGTCCCGGGTGATACCCAGCGGGAGATCCTGAATCAATCAGGTGCTGTCCTGGAAAAAGCGAATCTATGGAAAGGCAGCAAAGATGTAGCGGAAACGGTGGATAGTTATATCGAACCGAAATACGCAGAAGATCTTGGGGAGGAATGA
- a CDS encoding PLP-dependent aspartate aminotransferase family protein — MTDQVYKAETLALHGGQAPDPTTGSRAVPLYQTTSYLFHDTDHAERLFALDEPGNIYSRIGNPTVDVLEKRIALLEDGVAAVGVASGMAAISYSILNLASAGDEIVAATNLYGGTYNLFQTTLPRYGITVKFVDPTDPEAFRAAITDKTKAVFAEIIGNPSLHVLDVEAVAEVAHDAGIPLIVDSTFATPILSKPITLGADIVVHSATKWIGGHGTSIGGLIVDGGRFDWNSPKFPTFTEPDPSYNGIRYAFDFGTLAFSTKLRVQLLRDLGAALSPFNAWQLIQGLETLHLRVERHVQNAEKLADYLERHPAVDWVAYPGLSSHPSHEIAKRVLPSGAGSIVNFGIKGGREAGAALINNVALWSHVANVGDAKSLIIHPASTTHLQLDAEGLAATGVKEELVRLSVGIEAVDDLIHDLDRALEKATGIRSESRKIVINDEAVIREALGSATDAQGRQKTIAVVGLSSKEQRPSNRLARKMQRLGYKIIPVNPAETTVLGEKAYPDLKSVPGKIDIAQIFRSPEAAVELAKEAAEVRPEIFWLQEGVVSPEAAAIAREAGLEVVHNRCTYKEAQRLRGTISTYACELDDKGVAIDE; from the coding sequence ATGACAGATCAAGTATATAAAGCAGAAACACTAGCATTGCATGGCGGGCAAGCGCCGGATCCGACGACAGGCTCAAGAGCGGTGCCGCTTTACCAGACCACTTCTTACTTGTTCCATGATACAGATCATGCAGAGCGTCTATTCGCACTGGATGAGCCGGGAAATATCTATTCCCGAATCGGCAACCCTACCGTCGATGTTCTGGAAAAACGAATTGCTTTGCTGGAAGATGGCGTCGCAGCAGTCGGTGTTGCATCCGGAATGGCAGCCATCAGCTACAGCATCCTCAATCTGGCAAGCGCCGGGGATGAAATCGTAGCAGCAACGAATTTATACGGAGGGACGTATAACCTATTCCAGACTACGCTCCCTCGCTACGGAATCACTGTCAAATTCGTCGATCCGACCGATCCGGAGGCATTCCGCGCGGCGATCACAGACAAAACAAAAGCTGTATTTGCAGAAATCATCGGAAATCCCAGCCTGCATGTGCTGGATGTGGAAGCAGTCGCGGAAGTGGCACATGATGCCGGGATCCCCCTCATTGTCGACAGTACGTTTGCCACACCTATCCTTAGCAAACCGATAACGCTTGGTGCGGATATCGTCGTGCACAGTGCAACGAAATGGATCGGCGGTCATGGTACTTCCATCGGGGGATTGATCGTCGATGGGGGCCGATTTGATTGGAATTCACCGAAGTTTCCGACATTCACCGAGCCGGATCCGAGTTACAATGGCATCCGCTATGCATTTGACTTCGGTACGCTTGCTTTCAGTACAAAATTGCGTGTCCAATTGCTGCGCGATCTTGGGGCTGCCCTTAGTCCGTTCAATGCATGGCAGCTGATCCAAGGCTTGGAGACATTGCATTTACGAGTGGAACGCCATGTACAAAATGCAGAAAAGCTGGCAGATTACCTTGAACGGCATCCGGCAGTCGATTGGGTCGCTTATCCGGGGCTCAGCAGCCATCCATCCCATGAAATCGCCAAAAGAGTGCTTCCATCCGGTGCTGGTTCCATTGTCAACTTTGGCATCAAGGGAGGCAGGGAAGCTGGTGCTGCTTTGATCAATAATGTCGCCCTTTGGTCCCATGTTGCCAATGTGGGCGATGCCAAATCATTGATCATCCACCCTGCCTCCACGACACATCTGCAGCTGGATGCCGAGGGATTGGCAGCTACGGGGGTAAAAGAGGAATTGGTGCGGCTGTCCGTCGGGATTGAAGCAGTGGATGATCTTATCCATGATTTGGATCGTGCATTGGAGAAGGCTACTGGAATCCGTTCGGAATCCCGGAAAATCGTGATCAATGATGAAGCTGTCATCCGGGAAGCGCTCGGCAGTGCAACGGATGCCCAAGGGCGCCAAAAAACGATTGCAGTAGTAGGGCTGAGCAGCAAGGAGCAGCGTCCAAGCAATCGTTTGGCTCGGAAGATGCAGCGCCTCGGTTACAAAATCATCCCGGTAAATCCTGCCGAAACAACTGTCCTGGGAGAGAAAGCTTACCCGGATTTGAAAAGTGTACCAGGGAAAATCGATATAGCCCAAATCTTCCGCAGTCCGGAAGCGGCTGTGGAGCTGGCAAAGGAAGCAGCCGAGGTCCGTCCGGAAATATTCTGGCTGCAGGAAGGTGTCGTCTCCCCGGAAGCAGCCGCGATTGCGCGTGAAGCGGGATTGGAAGTGGTCCACAACCGCTGCACCTATAAAGAAGCGCAGCGCTTGCGCGGAACGATCAGCACCTATGCATGCGAACTGGATGATAAAGGAGTAGCAATCGATGAATAA